The following are encoded together in the Culex pipiens pallens isolate TS chromosome 1, TS_CPP_V2, whole genome shotgun sequence genome:
- the LOC120430830 gene encoding uncharacterized protein LOC120430830 has protein sequence MSSLLSSILKVVTSFEKKDLDTSGCKSAGDCPTLPPKLWTRIFLQLERYELLQVRMTCRSWKQLVDSNSGLREGFAISFPEGSIMDREYLPADLPPASKVTLRKVRIIEVGGWLPSLGNTLVHLCLSQCRVGLSTLEDKLRQTPKLKILELENIATHIYRYETITKPKLELNELECLVLDQIELVNFLSCPRLKVVKCTSIWLNKLAAFISSYQRTLQNVEVYYESEVIQSLTKLEHLKLKRLEFNKYPVFTTSGVITKLIELCRVQPTIEELLLPKEANGITCDHLKQIGSYLPRLKFLRAATVQEKYNTKFLTVLPCLKVLDWNTSTKVDYSGCSSPNLLEI, from the exons ATGAGTAGTCTGCTGTCATCGATATTGAAGGTTGTTACAAGTTTCGAAAAGAAAGATCTGGATACTTCCGGTTGCAAATCTGCTGGCGATTGTCCGACTCTTCCGCCAAAGCTCTGGACGCGGATATTCCTCCAACTGGAAAGGTACGAGCTACTTCAGGTGCGGATGACCTGCCGAAGCTGGAAACAACTAGTCGATAGCAATTCTGGCTTGCGGGAAGGCTTCGCCATCAGCTTTCCCGAGGGCAGCATCATGGATCGAGAGTACCTTCCGGCCGACCTACCTCCGGCATCCAAAGTGACCTTGCGGAAGGTTCGAATAATCGAGGTGGGCGGATGGTTGCCCTCGCTGGGCAACACGCTAGTTCATCTCTGCTTGAGTCAATGTAGAGTGGGGCTTTCAACGTTGGAGGACAAGCTGCGACAGACACCGAAGCTGAAGATTCTTGAACTTGAGAACATTGCAACGCACATTTATCGGTATGAGACTATAACTAAACCCAAGTTAGAGTTGAATGAATTGGAGTGTCTCGTACTAGATCAAATCGAACTGGTGAATTTTTTAAGTTGTCCTCGGCTGAAAGTTGTCAAATGTACCTCCATTTGGTTGAACAAGTTGGCTGCTTTCATATCTTCTTACCAGAGAACGCTGCAGAATGTCGAGGTGTACTATGAAAGTGAGGTTATTCAATCTCTTACAAAATTGGAACACCTCAAGTTAAAACGGTTAGAGTTCAACAAATATCCAGTATTCACAACAAGTGGCGTTATAACCAAACTAATAGAGTTATGTCGCGTACAACCCACTATAGAAGAGCTGTTGCTACCAAAAGAAGCAAATGGCATAACTTGCGAT CATCTAAAACAAATTGGTAGTTATCTTCCTCGATTGAAATTTCTTCGAGCAGCCACAGTTCAAGAAAAATATAACACCAAATTCTTGACAGTCCTTCCTTGTTTGAAGGTTTTAGATTGGAATACCTCAACAAAAGTGGACTATTCGGGCTGTTCTAGTCCAAATCTGCTCGAAATATAG